The Deinococcus sp. Marseille-Q6407 genome has a window encoding:
- a CDS encoding ATP-binding protein codes for MTAPTPSVDKRRRFSPRLQISLATQLLVLIVLVTLISALAVHTYVRQQQLAETRNHLDLHAKVLSDRLSDYENLLLSGYSFLYADKVPGTSLGTFVNGLHLEQYFPSVHQMSILRFTGQRLSAAPLQLGTVEVSPGAGELIRQEVNAAMADGTIHITAPFTARSRVPGGEEYRSLMIIQPCAPARMAGSTSCALYLLVDVEQLLQEVGQLTPMPNERIRILMNGQPLNSSMTGGAVTGSAAPNSAVPDNSVPDKFVSDKAAGQGLTTQVNRLGHEWTLQARVPQLTLSNPSSLLAPLVLMMGLLAGLLTHRLVSDQLRLNRRLHQANLDLGASQSYLEQSRADFSAIFQAMDGGAAFTTPDGFVRMMNRRYLDLLGLSFREVAGQHMDQVRDRTVVDEPGNRRALFSDEAPEEYSEVVRRMHGPGGQTFWGEMSRSRVVGQGQELLGYLHVLRDVSEALETQRRLRDQEQQSRAALDGVPHVLWLSNRLGRLTYANQQFRDLLSGPAVREQVHPDDQATYDRLWEETYSLGQQREADVRLALRTPEALFLHQQEPQAPAPGWRWVSLKVAPLATISGEVNEWIAVATDVHARLLAEQRAVAEQDHYRLVLSGMPQLVWTADAQWNITYVNGRWYELQPGLPAPADLAELAQPVHPDDLDKFRRAVTEARELSRPLEVEVQMVGPEGLYRTYVVRAVPLLGDGSDVVEWVGTTTNVDDQVQAEFSARLMVQISDALSPPPSQGNELLIQRRSYQMAVELLAESLGAAAALWRLDPLPPASPDDSAGPAGAGSAAPRWQVHWLGQSYQDEYPLTPELMQTIEGLVCQAAQRRESFIDRASPLLHQIGVTEFLSLPLLGHDGSLRGMLGLAFLHPVQSRDYTLAGQLAQRFALALDNDILRQRAIQAQQDLQNLNRSLEQRVQERTHELDEANRELEAFSYSVSHDLRTPLRHMTGFGELLRKKLQAENEDLSRQTDRYLNVILESGQRMGQLIDDLLEFSRTGRAELRQQQVDLGALIGRVWEALQPDREGRQVALQVGPLPTVYGDERLLAQVFSNLLSNALKYSRTKGEVLIQVDSTEEGKMAEIRVRDNGVGFDPRYTDKLFGVFQRLHSNDEFEGTGIGLANVRRIIMRHGGQVAAQGEPGVGATFTVTLPLEPRPEQPALPSDDSAKGPQA; via the coding sequence ATGACGGCCCCTACTCCGTCAGTGGACAAGCGCCGGCGCTTCTCCCCCCGGCTGCAGATTTCGCTGGCGACCCAGTTGCTGGTCTTGATTGTGCTGGTCACGCTGATTTCGGCGCTGGCGGTGCATACCTACGTGCGCCAGCAGCAGCTTGCCGAAACGCGCAATCACCTTGATCTGCATGCCAAGGTCCTCAGTGACCGGCTGTCCGATTACGAGAACCTGCTGCTGTCGGGCTATTCCTTCCTGTATGCCGACAAGGTGCCCGGCACCAGCCTGGGCACTTTCGTCAACGGGCTGCATCTGGAGCAGTACTTTCCCAGCGTGCACCAGATGAGTATTTTGCGCTTCACCGGCCAGCGGCTCTCGGCCGCGCCGCTGCAGCTCGGCACGGTAGAGGTAAGCCCCGGCGCCGGTGAGCTAATCCGTCAGGAGGTCAACGCGGCGATGGCCGACGGCACCATTCACATCACGGCGCCGTTTACTGCCCGCAGCCGGGTACCGGGCGGCGAGGAGTACCGCTCGCTGATGATCATTCAGCCGTGCGCGCCGGCCCGGATGGCAGGCTCGACCTCCTGCGCGCTGTACCTGCTGGTCGACGTGGAACAGCTGCTGCAGGAGGTGGGGCAGCTGACCCCGATGCCCAACGAGCGCATCCGGATTCTGATGAACGGTCAGCCGCTGAACAGCTCTATGACAGGCGGCGCTGTGACTGGGAGCGCTGCGCCGAACAGCGCTGTGCCAGACAACTCCGTGCCAGACAAGTTTGTGTCAGACAAGGCGGCCGGCCAGGGCCTGACCACCCAGGTGAACCGGCTGGGCCACGAGTGGACCCTGCAGGCGCGGGTGCCGCAGCTGACGCTCAGCAATCCGTCCAGCCTGCTGGCCCCGTTGGTGCTCATGATGGGCCTGCTGGCCGGGTTGCTGACGCACCGGCTGGTCAGCGACCAGCTGCGGCTGAACCGCCGGCTGCACCAGGCCAACTTGGACCTGGGCGCCTCGCAAAGCTACCTGGAACAGTCGCGGGCCGACTTCTCGGCCATCTTTCAGGCGATGGACGGCGGCGCGGCCTTTACCACCCCCGACGGCTTTGTGCGCATGATGAACCGCCGCTACCTGGACCTGCTGGGCCTGAGCTTCCGCGAGGTGGCCGGGCAGCACATGGATCAGGTGCGTGACCGTACGGTGGTAGATGAACCCGGCAACCGCCGCGCCCTGTTCTCCGACGAGGCACCCGAGGAATACAGCGAGGTGGTGCGGCGCATGCACGGTCCCGGCGGCCAGACCTTCTGGGGCGAGATGAGCCGCAGCCGGGTGGTCGGCCAGGGCCAGGAACTGCTGGGCTACCTGCACGTGCTGCGCGACGTGAGCGAGGCGCTGGAAACCCAGCGACGCTTGCGCGATCAAGAGCAGCAGTCGCGCGCCGCGCTGGACGGGGTGCCGCACGTGCTGTGGCTGTCCAACCGCCTGGGCCGGCTGACCTATGCCAACCAGCAGTTCCGCGACCTGCTGAGCGGGCCGGCGGTGCGTGAGCAGGTGCATCCGGACGACCAGGCCACCTACGACCGGCTCTGGGAAGAGACGTACAGCCTGGGCCAGCAGCGTGAGGCCGATGTGCGCCTGGCGCTGCGCACCCCCGAGGCACTGTTCCTGCACCAGCAGGAGCCACAGGCGCCGGCGCCCGGTTGGCGCTGGGTGTCGCTCAAGGTGGCGCCGCTGGCCACCATCAGCGGCGAGGTGAACGAGTGGATCGCGGTGGCGACCGACGTGCATGCCCGCCTGCTGGCCGAGCAGCGGGCGGTGGCCGAGCAGGACCATTACCGCCTGGTCCTGAGCGGCATGCCGCAGCTGGTCTGGACAGCGGACGCCCAGTGGAACATCACCTATGTAAATGGCCGCTGGTACGAGTTGCAACCGGGCCTGCCTGCTCCGGCCGACCTGGCCGAACTGGCGCAGCCGGTACACCCGGACGATCTGGACAAGTTCCGCCGCGCCGTGACTGAGGCCCGCGAGCTCTCCCGCCCGCTGGAAGTCGAGGTGCAGATGGTGGGGCCCGAGGGTCTTTACCGCACCTACGTGGTGCGGGCCGTGCCGCTGCTGGGAGACGGCAGCGACGTGGTGGAATGGGTGGGCACCACCACCAATGTGGACGATCAGGTGCAGGCCGAGTTCAGTGCCCGGCTGATGGTGCAGATTTCCGATGCCCTCTCGCCGCCGCCCAGCCAGGGCAACGAGCTGCTGATTCAGCGCCGCAGTTACCAGATGGCGGTCGAGTTGCTGGCCGAGTCGCTGGGGGCGGCGGCGGCCTTGTGGCGGCTCGACCCCCTGCCGCCTGCCAGCCCGGATGATTCCGCTGGGCCGGCAGGCGCGGGCAGTGCGGCGCCCCGCTGGCAGGTTCACTGGCTGGGTCAGAGCTACCAAGACGAGTATCCGCTGACGCCGGAGCTGATGCAGACCATCGAGGGCCTGGTTTGTCAGGCGGCGCAGCGCCGCGAGAGCTTTATTGACCGGGCCTCGCCGCTGCTGCACCAGATCGGTGTCACCGAGTTCCTGTCGTTGCCGCTGCTGGGGCATGACGGCAGCCTGCGCGGCATGCTGGGACTGGCCTTCCTGCATCCGGTGCAGTCGCGCGACTACACCCTGGCCGGGCAGTTGGCGCAGCGTTTCGCCCTGGCGCTCGACAACGACATCCTGCGCCAGCGGGCCATTCAGGCGCAGCAGGACCTGCAGAACCTCAACCGCTCGCTGGAGCAGCGGGTGCAGGAGCGCACCCACGAGCTGGACGAGGCCAACCGCGAGCTGGAAGCCTTCAGCTACTCGGTCAGCCACGACCTGCGCACGCCGCTGCGGCACATGACCGGCTTTGGGGAATTGCTGCGCAAGAAGCTACAGGCTGAAAACGAGGACCTCTCGCGGCAGACCGACCGCTACCTGAACGTGATTCTGGAATCGGGCCAGCGAATGGGCCAGCTGATTGACGACCTGCTGGAGTTCTCGCGCACCGGCCGCGCCGAGCTGCGCCAACAGCAGGTGGACCTGGGCGCCCTGATCGGCCGGGTGTGGGAGGCGCTGCAGCCTGACCGCGAGGGCCGGCAGGTGGCCCTGCAGGTGGGCCCGCTGCCCACCGTCTACGGCGACGAGCGGCTGCTGGCACAGGTGTTTTCCAACCTGCTCAGCAACGCCCTGAAATACTCGCGCACCAAAGGCGAGGTGCTGATTCAGGTGGACAGCACCGAGGAAGGCAAGATGGCCGAAATCCGGGTTCGTGACAATGGTGTGGGCTTTGACCCGCGCTATACCGATAAACTGTTCGGTGTGTTTCAGCGACTGCATAGCAATGACGAATTCGAGGGCACCGGCATCGGGCTGGCCAATGTCCGGCGCATCATCATGCGCCACGGCGGGCAGGTGGCGGCCCAGGGCGAGCCGGGCGTGGGCGCCACCTTTACCGTGACGCTGCCGCTGGAGCCCCGGCCCGAACAGCCCGCGCTGCCCAGCGATGACAGCGCGAAAGGACCCCAGGCATGA
- a CDS encoding shikimate dehydrogenase, protein MPTAELRAFLFAHPAAHSLSPALHQAALAAVGWAGSYRAEDVPPEQLAGRIQALRDAAAQAGPGGPVTGANLSLPHKVSVMALLDDLTPAARAIGAVNTLFWQGGQLCGDNTDAPGLRAALEDAGYRPGSAGTETQAVVLGAGGAARAALWVLREWGVPTLILNRTPERAQALADEWRQPGWTPQAVAAGAVNWSRTGLILNASSAGLSRPDETPLELSPEQWQQLPAGALVYDMVYRPEFTRLRRDAGAQGVRSEGGLGMLAHQAALAFERWTGERPAAGLLLAAARRELAQSAEGAEVRGTEVKGAAAGGAEA, encoded by the coding sequence ATGCCTACGGCGGAACTCCGCGCCTTTCTCTTCGCCCACCCGGCGGCCCATTCCCTTTCTCCTGCGCTGCATCAGGCGGCCCTGGCGGCAGTGGGGTGGGCCGGCTCCTACCGCGCGGAGGACGTGCCGCCGGAGCAGCTGGCCGGGCGCATTCAGGCGCTGCGTGACGCGGCGGCCCAGGCCGGCCCCGGCGGCCCGGTGACCGGAGCCAACCTCAGCCTGCCGCACAAGGTGAGTGTGATGGCGCTGTTGGATGACCTCACGCCGGCCGCCCGCGCCATCGGGGCGGTCAATACCCTGTTCTGGCAAGGGGGCCAGCTGTGCGGCGACAACACCGACGCGCCGGGCCTGCGGGCGGCGCTGGAAGATGCCGGCTACCGGCCTGGCTCGGCGGGCACGGAGACGCAGGCGGTGGTGCTGGGCGCCGGGGGCGCGGCCCGCGCGGCGCTGTGGGTGCTGCGTGAATGGGGCGTGCCCACCCTGATTCTCAACCGCACCCCTGAGCGGGCACAGGCCCTGGCCGACGAGTGGCGGCAGCCCGGCTGGACGCCGCAGGCCGTAGCTGCCGGCGCGGTGAACTGGAGCCGGACCGGTCTGATTCTGAACGCCAGCAGCGCGGGGCTGTCCCGGCCCGACGAAACCCCGCTGGAGCTGTCGCCGGAGCAGTGGCAGCAGCTCCCGGCCGGCGCACTGGTGTATGACATGGTCTACCGCCCCGAATTCACCCGGCTGCGGCGCGACGCCGGGGCGCAGGGAGTCCGCAGCGAGGGTGGGCTGGGCATGCTGGCCCATCAGGCGGCCCTGGCCTTCGAGCGCTGGACCGGCGAGCGACCCGCTGCCGGCCTGCTGCTGGCGGCAGCCCGCCGTGAGTTGGCTCAGTCCGCAGAAGGTGCAGAGGTAAGAGGTACAGAGGTCAAGGGTGCGGCGGCCGGAGGCGCAGAGGCATGA